A genomic segment from Garra rufa chromosome 5, GarRuf1.0, whole genome shotgun sequence encodes:
- the gng10 gene encoding guanine nucleotide-binding protein G(I)/G(S)/G(O) subunit gamma-10 — protein sequence MSSNSNLTTMRRTVEQLKLEASVERIKVSQAAADLQQYCLQNASKDALLVGVPAGSNPFREPRSCALL from the exons ATGTCTTCAAACTCGAACCTTACGACCATGAGACGGACAGTTGAGCAGCTCAAACTCGAAGCCAGCGTGGAGAGAATAAAA GTTTCTCAAGCCGCTGCGGATCTACAGCAGTACTGCCTCCAGAACGCCAGTAAAGACGCGCTCCTGGTCGGCGTCCCAGCCGGAAGTAACCCGTTTAGAGAGCCACGCTCATGCGCCCTGCTCTAG